The Actinopolymorpha sp. NPDC004070 region GCTCGGCACCGCCAGGCGCGTCACGGCGATGGCCACGACCGTCGTTCCCCGACGCAGGGACGACGACGGGAACTGGCACGAGGTCAAGGTCCCTGACCACGTCGACATCCTCGCGACGCTGGGCGGCGGCGGGATCGCTCATCTGCGTTTCAGCAGCGTGACCGGACTCGCCCCGCAGACCGAACTGTGGATCTTCGGATCCGAGGGCACCCTGCGCTTCGAGCCGGACGCCGGACGGCTTACGGCGGGCGGGCGGGGCGACCAGGAGTTGAGCGAGGTCGCGGTGCCGGCCGAGGAGCGTGTCGGGTGGCGGGTGGAGGAGGAGTTCGTCAACGCCATCCGCGGCCGCGAGGAGGTCACGCGTACGACCTTCGAGGACGGTGTTCGCTACATGGAGTTCACCGACGCGGTCAGCCGAAGCGCGGTGACGGGCCAGACCGTCGACGTCGCCGAACTCTGACAGCGGCAGACGACCGTGGCAGCCGCCAGGCGGTCGCGACCGTCGAACCGGCCGGTCCTACGGGCCCGATCACGAGGGGCGGGCTCCGTCGAGGGTGACGACGTGCGGCGCGCCGACCACCCTCACCGAGACCCGCGACCCGACCGGCGGCGCCTCGTCACCCAGTACGCGTGCCCACACCTCGGCGGAGTCCCCGCGAGGGTCGTCCAGGCACAGCTCGACGAGGGCGTCGTGGCCGTAGAACACCGTACGAGTCACCACAGCCACGCACGCATCGGTCGCCGTCGGGCCGGCAGGGTCGCCGAGGCGTAGCTGTTCTGGGCGGACGAGCACCTCGCACGCGCCAGAGCCCTGCACGCCGGGCACCGGCAACTCTCCAAGGGCACAGGTCACGATGCCGTTGTCCACATCGCCGGCCAGGAAGCAGGCTTCGCCGAGCGACACCGCCGAGCGGCGGTCGGACGGCGACCGGTAGACGTCGGCGGGCGGACCGACCTGTGTCAGCCGACCGTCGTGCATGATCGCCACCTGGTCGGCGAACGACAGCGCCTCTGCCCGGTCGTGCGTCACGAGCACGACGGTGGCCCGCTCGTGTGCGAGCGCCGAGGCGACCGCCTCACGGGTTGCCACCCGGAGTTCGGGGTCGAGGGCCGAGAACGGCTCGTCGAGTAGGACGATCCGCGGCCGACGCGCGAGGGCCCGGGCGAGTGCGACGCGCTGCTGTTGGCCCCCGGACAGCTGGTCCGGGCGCCGGTGCGCGAGGTCGCCCGACAGGCCGACGAGCTCGAGCAGATCACCCACACCTGCTCTGGTACGGCGCTCCCGGCGCGGCAGGCCGTAGGAGATGTTGGCGGCGACGTCGAGGTGCGGAAAGAGGTTGCCCTCCTGTGCGACGTAGCCGAAGCCGCGCTTCTCCGGCGCCACCCACGCACCGGGGCCGGCCACGACTTCGTTCCCGACCCGCACCTCGCCGGCGTCTGGACGCATG contains the following coding sequences:
- a CDS encoding ABC transporter ATP-binding protein, which gives rise to MRTLQLSGITASHSGTPVLHGIDLEVQAGTTTAVLGPSGCGKTTLLRVVAGFMRPDAGEVRVGNEVVAGPGAWVAPEKRGFGYVAQEGNLFPHLDVAANISYGLPRRERRTRAGVGDLLELVGLSGDLAHRRPDQLSGGQQQRVALARALARRPRIVLLDEPFSALDPELRVATREAVASALAHERATVVLVTHDRAEALSFADQVAIMHDGRLTQVGPPADVYRSPSDRRSAVSLGEACFLAGDVDNGIVTCALGELPVPGVQGSGACEVLVRPEQLRLGDPAGPTATDACVAVVTRTVFYGHDALVELCLDDPRGDSAEVWARVLGDEAPPVGSRVSVRVVGAPHVVTLDGARPS